The following are encoded in a window of Ensifer adhaerens genomic DNA:
- a CDS encoding transporter substrate-binding domain-containing protein, with the protein MRPLLAKFVVAALVPAHVLSYTARAETLDSGEIRIGVREDARPFIWRDQDTKGYLGFFWDICTEAVQRAGYHFSEEGVDAKKRAAFLKTGDGDYDLLCDPTTITLKRMQNFAYNGQAPYLAFSPIVFVANGSYVKAHLDPRSSEAAGDLPKDAPPKPTCTDVFNWLKQAKGEDLKTRRWSSVPANQATPPSTTQPAATAGNGLLGWLEQKFDFTLQQPTKENTEKKRTFEIWGYVKGSTIGDTLKSNAAHLTQDNWMICPREIDSHSEAAEEFCNGRLARYFGDVDIIKAALADYGERTGTRCAADTTPTTEGTYEPYALVVSSRRFPDFPERITLALYGMFEDGTVERLFSGHFPGTQKSQHLATLFRINSIPAGSDMTEKPGSGAGAQQDPVHLPEVSQSISKTDR; encoded by the coding sequence ATGCGCCCACTGCTCGCCAAATTCGTCGTCGCCGCACTCGTCCCAGCGCATGTCCTCTCTTACACTGCGCGTGCTGAGACGCTTGACAGCGGTGAGATTAGGATTGGGGTGCGCGAAGATGCGCGACCCTTCATCTGGCGGGACCAAGACACCAAAGGCTATCTCGGCTTCTTTTGGGATATCTGCACCGAGGCCGTCCAGCGTGCGGGATATCATTTTAGCGAAGAGGGCGTGGACGCAAAGAAACGAGCCGCGTTCCTGAAAACAGGCGACGGCGACTACGACCTACTTTGCGATCCGACGACGATCACGCTCAAGCGGATGCAGAACTTCGCCTACAACGGGCAGGCACCCTATCTTGCGTTCTCGCCCATCGTCTTCGTGGCGAACGGCTCATACGTCAAGGCGCATCTCGATCCACGTTCGTCAGAGGCAGCCGGAGACCTTCCCAAAGACGCACCGCCCAAACCGACCTGCACGGACGTGTTCAATTGGCTGAAACAGGCAAAGGGCGAAGATCTGAAGACGAGAAGATGGTCGTCGGTGCCCGCGAACCAAGCCACCCCGCCCAGTACGACCCAACCTGCAGCAACCGCCGGAAACGGCCTTCTCGGCTGGCTGGAACAGAAGTTTGATTTCACTCTCCAGCAGCCCACGAAGGAAAACACCGAGAAGAAGAGAACCTTTGAGATCTGGGGCTACGTCAAGGGATCTACGATCGGCGACACGCTGAAATCCAATGCGGCGCACCTGACGCAGGACAACTGGATGATCTGCCCGCGAGAAATCGACTCGCATTCCGAGGCGGCGGAGGAATTTTGTAACGGTCGGCTGGCCCGCTATTTCGGGGATGTCGATATCATCAAGGCCGCACTTGCCGACTATGGCGAACGTACCGGTACCCGTTGTGCTGCCGACACCACACCGACCACGGAAGGCACATACGAGCCCTACGCCCTCGTAGTCTCATCTCGCCGTTTCCCCGATTTCCCCGAGCGCATCACACTTGCGCTTTACGGCATGTTCGAGGACGGAACCGTCGAGCGACTGTTCTCAGGTCATTTTCCCGGGACGCAAAAGTCTCAACATCTCGCCACCCTGTTCCGGATCAACAGCATTCCGGCGGGAAGCGACATGACTGAGAAGCCTGGGTCTGGTGCCGGTGCGCAGCAAGATCCGGTGCATTTGCCCGAGGTTTCGCAAAGCATTTCGAAGACGGACCGCTAG